CTCAGTGAAGTCGATTTTTACGTGAGGTTGATATTTGAGATCAGTTAgataatttcactaatttgactaaattttcatccaacAGCTCTCAAATATCAACTGTAAAGTCGATTTCATATGAGTTTTCACACTCAGGTAaaatcgacttcacgtgaagttgatacttaagagctattagatgatttgactgatttgactaaatttttcatcaacagctctcagatatcaacttcacgtaaaatcgACTTCATATGAGTTTTCACTTTATACCTAATATATTGAATTATTTAACTTTTGGTATAATATATTGAATTATGTTTGGCACAGATTGTGACAGACCAGGAGCAGTTTGCCAAGACCCTCGTTTCATCGGCGGCGATGGCACCACATTCTACTTCCACGGCAAGAAAGACACCAACTTCTGCCTCGTCTCCGATCCAAACCTCCACATCAACGCCCACTTCATCGGCAGAAGAAGCCAAAACATGAAAAGAGACTTCACCTGGGTTCAATCCATCGCCATCCTCTTCAACAACAACCACACACTCTTCATCGGGGCCCAAAAAACCGCCGCATGGGACGATTCCAACGACCGCGTTGACCTCTCCTTCGACGGTCAACCCATCACACTCCCACAATCAGAAGGAGCCACGTGGACATCCCAAACCTCCCCCAGCGTAACCGTTTCTAGGGCTGAAGACTCCGCCACCAACAGCGTGGTTCTTGAGGTCGAAGGGAAACTGAAGGTGAGCGCAAAGGTTGTTCCTATAACTGAAGAAGATTCTAGAATTCATAGCTATGGGGTTACCGAAGAGGATTGTCTTGCGCACCTTGATTTAGGGTTCAAGTTCTTGGATCTGAGCAGCGAAGTGAATGGGGTCTTGGGACAAACTTATAAGGAAAACTATGTGAGCCGTTTGGATATTGGAGCTAAGATGGCCGTGATGGGTGGTAGTGGAAGTGAATTCGAGAGTTCTAGCTTGTTCTCCACAGATTGTTCTGTTTCTCGTTTTGTTGGTGACAGTAATAATATTGGAGAGAAGAGCAGTTTTGAAGGGTTGAGCTGCCAAAGTGGAATTGATGGACAAGGAGTTGTTTGCAGGAGATAGGTTATTGTTTCTGCAGCTTTATGTTAATTTGATTATCAGACACCTTTACTTGTTTAATTTGTTTATGTTTTTATCTTATGAGAATAAATTACATAATCATCAAAGAACACTGGACTAATTTGATGATGCTGTAATGGTTATTAATTGGAAATTATTGTCGCTAGCTATATATATTCATGGTTACTGTATTACATGAACatcatataataaatttataatatttatttcatATCTCACTTTCAAAACACCAAGCATCATTTTATTCACACACCAAATAGTATTACACATATCAAAAGCCACTCAAGATACAACAAATCaacaagaatataataatcagaACATAAAAACAATTGTGCATAAATTAGTTAAATTCTTTCTACTCATTTCAATTCTTGAACTTGGACTGGAGATAACCGATGGTAGTTTCATCCAAGTGAAAAGCCTTAACAAGAACATCAGTAGCAATTTCAGGTGTAGATCCAAAAACAGCATTACCAACAGTGATAACTCCGGGATTTTGACTACTAAGAGCAGCAATGGCAACAGCATTACTGTTGCCTACATTTCTCTGATAGTGAACAAGTCCCACCGGAAACACAAAGACGTCACCCTTTTGTAGAACTTTCCGAATGTGGCGGTTTTCGGGGTTGGAAGTGACGAATCCAACCTCCAAATATCCATCAAGAACTGTCAAGATTTCGGAGGCGCGAGGATGTGTGTGAGGAGGGTTAATCCCCCATGGAGCATAATCAATGCGAGCTATGGATATGCCGAGTGTGTTGAGTCCTGGTAGCTGAGTTGCAGCCACTGGAGTGACTTTAGATCCACTAGGGTTTGAGGTGTTTCCAGCTATGTGAAGACCACTGAAGCAGAAATCATTTGCTTCAACAACTTTCGGATCCTTGCACACCAAACCATTCACTAACACTGCCATgcataatttgaaataatttaatttaattaaacctTTCCCCATGAAGAGAAACTGTTGGttaattaagataagaaatatatatatacataccttGGCCTTGTGGGTCTGAGACGCAGAAATCCTGAAGAGCACTATTGTCAGTTGCCGTGACAACAACTGAAAGTGATAGAGCTAAAATTGCTACCACCAATGAAAAATTGTTAGCCATTTCACAAAGAGGAGCacaataaattaaagcaatatagCAGATTTTGTGAAGGGTTTTAATTTGTGTGTGTGTTTTAGTGTGTTAGTTGATGGACAATATAGGATTGCACTAAGGCATTTATATAGCAAtctaatgatgatgaagatgtaaAATTAAGCGCATCAAATACTATATGCCGTCCTAATAATTAATCAATCAAGAACTGAAATAGTCATCGATCTTTTGAAATATGTTATATTGTTGATTAGTACACTAACATAAGGTGTATGAGTTTTGCTCATGCTGGCATGCACAGTCACAGAGAAGCAGTGTCTC
The sequence above is drawn from the Arachis hypogaea cultivar Tifrunner chromosome 4, arahy.Tifrunner.gnm2.J5K5, whole genome shotgun sequence genome and encodes:
- the LOC112796196 gene encoding putative germin-like protein 2-1 encodes the protein MANNFSLVVAILALSLSVVVTATDNSALQDFCVSDPQGQVLVNGLVCKDPKVVEANDFCFSGLHIAGNTSNPSGSKVTPVAATQLPGLNTLGISIARIDYAPWGINPPHTHPRASEILTVLDGYLEVGFVTSNPENRHIRKVLQKGDVFVFPVGLVHYQRNVGNSNAVAIAALSSQNPGVITVGNAVFGSTPEIATDVLVKAFHLDETTIGYLQSKFKN
- the LOC112796195 gene encoding uncharacterized protein, with the translated sequence MGQMIVQVVLVAVMVVLVGVAGATPPGIAKNPSHATCKIKKYKHCYNLEHVCPKFCPDGCTVECASCKPICVGGSNPTPSPSETPSTPSYYPPPSTPSTPSSPPPQTPSPSTPSSTPPPTTPSSPPPSTPSPTPPQTPSTPSSPTPPQTPSPSTPTPPSGPKTARCRNKNYPKCYNMQFTCPSACPAACEVDCNTCKPVCNCDRPGAVCQDPRFIGGDGTTFYFHGKKDTNFCLVSDPNLHINAHFIGRRSQNMKRDFTWVQSIAILFNNNHTLFIGAQKTAAWDDSNDRVDLSFDGQPITLPQSEGATWTSQTSPSVTVSRAEDSATNSVVLEVEGKLKVSAKVVPITEEDSRIHSYGVTEEDCLAHLDLGFKFLDLSSEVNGVLGQTYKENYVSRLDIGAKMAVMGGSGSEFESSSLFSTDCSVSRFVGDSNNIGEKSSFEGLSCQSGIDGQGVVCRR